In Lentisphaerota bacterium, one DNA window encodes the following:
- a CDS encoding glycosyltransferase family 2 protein, with protein sequence MSRIRVTVGIPTYNRVQELSFLMDSVLSQMRDRFQGQIEILVADDMSTDTTRAVVQEYADRYPDMISYRYNEKNLGYSRNVDSVICNAKGEFVLLMGDDDALEENALSTLWDILDSHDDLGVVILGETPYDPQLKAPLADPEKQLNKAGGVLYRPGLDYVRERRRFTPALISGCVLKRDAWLQSGASDFYDTISIHILCAMRILLTHALYFSNVPAIKYRTSGVGGDVWTKDSIYPFAFDLGYLVGCRGIQATYPAKLHRYLHRQAMRSIVYLIMRQKSTQGPIHVRLLRMRLQELADKRDPLTWLAFLLLRLPRWLIRILMVLSMKARHS encoded by the coding sequence ATGAGCAGAATCAGAGTCACCGTCGGTATACCCACCTATAATCGGGTTCAGGAACTGTCTTTCTTAATGGATAGCGTGCTGTCGCAAATGCGTGATCGCTTCCAGGGACAAATCGAGATACTCGTGGCAGACGATATGTCAACTGACACGACACGTGCGGTCGTGCAGGAATATGCAGACAGATATCCTGACATGATATCCTATCGCTATAACGAAAAGAATCTGGGGTATTCGCGTAATGTAGATTCCGTGATCTGCAACGCAAAAGGGGAGTTTGTATTACTGATGGGGGATGATGACGCCCTTGAGGAGAATGCGCTTTCGACCCTGTGGGATATTCTGGACAGTCATGATGATCTGGGGGTGGTGATTCTGGGGGAAACGCCGTACGACCCCCAGCTAAAAGCGCCTCTGGCAGATCCGGAAAAACAGTTGAATAAGGCGGGAGGAGTACTCTATCGTCCGGGCCTCGATTATGTGCGGGAAAGGCGCAGATTCACCCCGGCATTAATATCAGGGTGTGTGCTGAAGCGCGATGCGTGGCTCCAATCTGGCGCCTCTGATTTCTACGACACTATTTCTATCCATATTCTATGTGCCATGCGCATTCTTCTCACGCACGCGCTTTATTTCTCAAATGTTCCCGCGATCAAATACAGGACCAGCGGAGTCGGCGGGGATGTCTGGACGAAAGACAGCATCTACCCGTTCGCCTTTGATCTTGGTTATCTTGTTGGGTGTCGGGGTATTCAAGCGACTTACCCTGCAAAATTACACCGGTATTTGCATCGACAGGCGATGCGATCAATCGTTTATCTCATCATGCGGCAGAAATCAACACAAGGTCCCATCCATGTGCGCCTCCTGCGTATGCGTTTGCAGGAGTTGGCGGACAAGCGGGATCCCCTCACATGGTTGGCGTTCCTGCTCTTGCGCTTGCCTCGTTGGTTAATCCGTATTTTGATGGTGTTAAGCATGAAAGCTCGGCACTCTTAA
- a CDS encoding DUF268 domain-containing protein — MIALNTPIKHVDIGSRVDGFVAHVASFREIEVMDIRKQDKQIRNIIFKQADLMDMNFSTIDYCDSVSALHSLEHFGLGRYGDTVNSDGHLVGFNNIFRILKRGGRFYFSVPIGRSRIEFNAHRVFSLQYLLDIINPYYTINSYSYVNDIGELVENLPLTGSAITTNCGCHWGCGIFELIKR, encoded by the coding sequence ATGATCGCTCTTAACACGCCCATTAAGCACGTCGATATAGGATCCCGGGTCGATGGTTTTGTTGCACATGTAGCATCATTTCGAGAAATCGAGGTTATGGATATTCGAAAGCAGGACAAACAAATAAGGAACATTATTTTTAAACAAGCCGACCTCATGGATATGAATTTTAGCACTATTGATTACTGCGACTCCGTCTCTGCATTGCACAGTCTCGAACATTTTGGCCTTGGTCGGTACGGAGACACGGTGAATAGCGATGGGCATCTCGTTGGTTTTAATAATATATTCCGAATCCTCAAGCGCGGAGGACGATTCTACTTTTCCGTCCCAATCGGACGGTCGCGAATAGAGTTTAATGCTCATCGTGTGTTCTCATTGCAATACTTGCTGGATATTATTAATCCGTATTACACAATCAATAGTTATTCGTATGTCAACGATATCGGGGAATTAGTTGAAAATTTGCCATTAACTGGGTCGGCTATCACCACGAATTGCGGATGCCACTGGGGGTGTGGCATATTTGAACTGATCAAGCGGTAG
- a CDS encoding class I SAM-dependent methyltransferase has product MLVQKIQRAIQLLKKQGLVLTAEMIYRWVFPDRLRYLSSCEHLFKLKDGLEIGGPSGIFSGKGCIPVYSLARNIDNCNFGPCTLWESGIREGPFFCFNKRMAPGQQYIAEACDLRFAPDNTYDFVISSHCIEHLANPLRSIREWIRVTKNGGILALVIPHKDKTCDHDRPVTSLDHLIHDFQDNVDETDMTHSAEILELHDRGGDSRDADKAALHQRVFSNHECRWMHHHVFDTQASIEMVNYMKLQILNVELFDPFHIVILARKDMDPSVVNNERYLKNPAGWVWYDPPLFKWIRHKRISK; this is encoded by the coding sequence ATGCTTGTACAGAAGATACAACGCGCTATTCAATTGCTCAAGAAGCAAGGATTGGTTCTGACCGCTGAGATGATATATCGATGGGTCTTTCCAGATCGACTCCGATATTTATCCAGCTGCGAACATTTGTTTAAGTTGAAGGACGGTCTAGAAATTGGTGGTCCCAGCGGCATTTTTTCTGGCAAAGGGTGCATTCCGGTATATTCGCTTGCCCGTAATATTGATAACTGTAATTTTGGTCCATGCACGCTTTGGGAAAGCGGTATAAGGGAAGGGCCTTTTTTTTGTTTTAATAAACGAATGGCACCCGGGCAGCAGTATATCGCAGAAGCCTGCGATCTGCGATTTGCGCCTGACAACACATATGACTTCGTGATTTCATCTCATTGCATTGAGCATTTGGCAAATCCTTTGCGGAGTATCAGAGAATGGATTCGTGTAACTAAAAATGGCGGTATTCTTGCTTTGGTGATACCCCATAAAGATAAAACCTGTGATCACGATAGACCTGTCACATCTTTAGATCATTTAATTCATGACTTTCAAGATAACGTGGATGAGACGGATATGACTCATTCGGCTGAGATTCTGGAACTCCATGATAGGGGAGGTGATTCACGTGATGCAGACAAGGCGGCTTTACATCAGAGAGTGTTCAGCAACCATGAGTGCCGATGGATGCATCATCATGTCTTTGACACACAGGCATCGATCGAAATGGTCAATTACATGAAATTGCAAATTCTGAATGTGGAGCTTTTCGATCCTTTTCACATTGTTATTCTGGCACGAAAAGATATGGATCCAAGCGTTGTTAACAACGAACGATATCTGAAGAACCCGGCCGGATGGGTATGGTATGATCCGCCTCTTTTTAAATGGATTAGGCATAAACGAATATCAAAATAA
- a CDS encoding alpha-1,2-fucosyltransferase translates to MKTLVVRVSGGLGNQMFEYALGLAVSQRTGRVLRLDLTDFLVFRSGRTYQLDQFCGPRATRRWGTVQTGLFLAAWIIGKRISMGLATALFRILNVCVIQTDQLFHVDPGFMNALLAGTNATLCIAGCYGVLPYLADATDAIREAFTLTSELSGPNKTYYERFSNTASSVSIHIRRTDYLSANNGAPVLDFTYYARAIHTIRQRVEDPLWVIFSDDIPWCRNAFADLSNVVYVEGNADAPWCDMHLISACRHHIIANSTFSWWGAFLSRAPSGITVYPQTWFRGQPTTADMVNPTWMPVASSE, encoded by the coding sequence ATGAAAACACTTGTCGTCCGTGTCAGTGGCGGTCTTGGCAACCAGATGTTTGAATATGCGCTCGGTCTTGCAGTCTCGCAGCGTACCGGACGTGTGCTTCGTCTGGATCTGACAGACTTCCTTGTGTTCAGAAGCGGCCGGACGTATCAGTTGGATCAATTCTGCGGCCCGCGTGCAACGAGACGGTGGGGGACCGTCCAAACGGGGCTTTTTCTGGCTGCCTGGATCATCGGGAAGCGGATCAGCATGGGCCTGGCGACAGCGTTGTTCCGTATTCTCAATGTGTGCGTCATTCAGACCGATCAGCTCTTTCATGTTGACCCCGGTTTTATGAACGCGCTCTTGGCTGGAACCAACGCGACGCTGTGCATTGCCGGTTGCTACGGGGTTCTCCCGTATCTGGCGGATGCGACGGATGCTATTCGTGAGGCGTTTACGTTGACGAGTGAACTGTCCGGCCCCAACAAAACCTATTACGAACGGTTCTCCAACACCGCATCCTCAGTCTCGATTCATATCCGGCGGACGGACTATTTGAGCGCAAACAATGGCGCGCCGGTTCTGGATTTCACCTATTATGCGCGGGCGATCCACACGATCCGGCAGCGCGTAGAGGACCCGCTGTGGGTCATCTTCTCGGACGACATACCCTGGTGCAGGAACGCTTTTGCCGATCTGTCCAACGTGGTCTACGTTGAAGGGAATGCAGACGCTCCGTGGTGCGATATGCATCTCATTTCAGCCTGCCGCCATCACATCATCGCCAACAGCACGTTCTCCTGGTGGGGGGCGTTTTTGAGCCGCGCCCCGTCTGGCATAACCGTCTATCCCCAAACGTGGTTCCGGGGACAGCCGACAACTGCGGACATGGTCAATCCAACGTGGATGCCGGTCGCTTCTTCTGAATGA
- a CDS encoding glycosyltransferase family 4 protein, whose amino-acid sequence MPWTSRYSRIFTYGSSQFCGHIEAYWAAHTEDLLVYVVEPRISPHQNVIRIYHRGALVREYPVRSSRWVVGYYSWWYMNHLRALLRFAKHPNQTLVLGSHPIAFVGMSLIKWIRPVVYAYWIGDYFTDTRRIVVWFERVKKCYHDRVSFAFYLSDSINRVMNGHVAACPSRRTVMWGLKAYPDQAAPPPAPFTLLFVGLIRPGQGIEAILDFLATHEGFRLNLIGVGQPVFVKQLQEWITKQQLGNKVFFPNRFYSEEELVSVARTCHVGVALYDHSPGNFSHYADPGKVKAYAEMHLPVLITRVSDIVPFVERFGSGEVIGAVDEIQTALERMQNHYLRYQEGVRHFISCFEYERYYQEAFVVLENI is encoded by the coding sequence ATGCCCTGGACAAGCCGATATAGCCGGATATTCACCTACGGCAGTTCGCAGTTCTGCGGACACATCGAGGCCTATTGGGCGGCTCATACGGAGGACCTGCTGGTCTATGTGGTTGAGCCGCGCATCTCACCACATCAGAACGTCATTCGGATCTATCACCGGGGAGCCCTTGTTCGCGAATACCCCGTGCGGTCATCCCGGTGGGTCGTCGGTTATTATTCCTGGTGGTACATGAACCACCTGCGAGCCCTGCTTCGTTTTGCGAAGCATCCGAATCAAACGCTCGTGCTGGGATCTCATCCGATTGCTTTCGTGGGCATGTCGCTCATCAAATGGATTCGACCGGTGGTTTATGCCTATTGGATCGGGGACTATTTCACCGATACACGGCGCATCGTCGTCTGGTTTGAGCGTGTCAAGAAGTGCTATCACGACCGGGTTTCCTTTGCGTTCTATTTGAGTGATTCGATCAATCGGGTGATGAACGGACACGTTGCTGCGTGCCCGTCCCGTCGAACGGTGATGTGGGGGCTCAAGGCTTACCCCGATCAGGCGGCGCCTCCGCCGGCCCCGTTTACGCTCTTGTTCGTCGGGTTGATCCGGCCGGGTCAGGGGATTGAGGCGATCCTTGATTTTCTTGCGACACATGAGGGATTCCGGTTGAACCTGATCGGGGTCGGCCAGCCTGTATTTGTCAAACAGCTTCAGGAGTGGATCACGAAGCAACAGCTCGGCAACAAGGTCTTTTTTCCCAATCGGTTTTATTCTGAAGAGGAACTGGTCTCGGTTGCGCGCACGTGCCACGTTGGGGTTGCGCTTTACGATCATTCTCCCGGTAACTTTTCGCATTATGCGGATCCCGGAAAGGTGAAGGCCTATGCCGAGATGCACTTGCCGGTGCTGATCACACGGGTATCGGATATAGTGCCTTTTGTGGAGCGGTTCGGAAGCGGGGAGGTTATCGGGGCTGTTGACGAGATACAGACCGCTCTGGAAAGGATGCAGAATCATTACTTGCGGTATCAGGAAGGTGTTCGGCATTTCATATCGTGCTTTGAGTACGAGCGTTATTATCAGGAAGCATTTGTCGTGTTGGAGAACATTTGA
- a CDS encoding glycosyltransferase: protein MGTSQYLPVGVVVGMRNSATTIVACLKGLISQTYPIAEIVVVDNVSTDASAGLVEDFAKSSPVAVRLIRQSVNGGLTSSYNLGAEIVTASLLVFVHSDSMLPSPQEIERLVEPLLSDPQVVAAYSVLLMPEEVWERFPFWQKYLFARMALIEKPCMCGKFDCIRKEAYLKVGGHNVKRFTATCGYGGEDSDLNARLKKVGKIVGSSARVVHLHDLGPGYRLGALFKTRKMLARTYGKILVFEGLRPLTGKVPLLIKPALAVLPLVPHLFVEGCIIFFIFSLVYSRRMFTTRCTLMNWRILLVPVIDVALIYHETFWFIEGLLTPSADARASSPSRSKRDA, encoded by the coding sequence ATGGGGACCTCGCAATATCTTCCAGTCGGTGTCGTCGTTGGGATGAGAAACTCGGCGACAACGATAGTGGCGTGCTTGAAAGGATTGATCTCGCAGACGTATCCCATTGCTGAAATTGTTGTCGTTGACAATGTTTCAACAGACGCGTCGGCCGGTCTCGTCGAAGACTTTGCGAAATCGAGTCCGGTTGCTGTGCGTCTGATCCGGCAGTCCGTGAACGGCGGATTGACATCAAGTTACAATCTGGGGGCCGAGATCGTGACAGCGTCATTGCTGGTGTTTGTGCACTCCGACAGCATGTTGCCTTCGCCGCAGGAGATTGAACGCTTGGTCGAGCCGCTTCTCTCTGATCCGCAGGTGGTCGCCGCCTATTCTGTCTTGTTAATGCCTGAAGAAGTATGGGAGCGCTTTCCTTTCTGGCAGAAATATTTATTTGCCCGTATGGCATTGATCGAGAAACCCTGCATGTGCGGCAAATTTGACTGCATTCGCAAAGAGGCTTATCTGAAGGTGGGCGGGCACAACGTCAAAAGGTTTACTGCAACTTGTGGGTACGGTGGGGAGGATTCGGACCTCAATGCGCGGTTGAAAAAGGTCGGCAAGATCGTTGGGTCCTCGGCACGTGTCGTTCACCTCCATGATCTGGGGCCCGGGTATAGGCTGGGGGCCCTCTTCAAGACACGAAAAATGCTGGCGCGTACCTATGGAAAGATATTGGTTTTTGAGGGTCTGCGTCCCCTGACGGGCAAGGTGCCTTTGCTGATCAAGCCTGCGCTGGCTGTGTTGCCTTTGGTTCCGCATCTGTTTGTGGAAGGTTGTATTATCTTCTTCATTTTTTCATTGGTTTATTCCAGACGGATGTTTACCACGCGATGTACCCTGATGAATTGGCGTATTCTCTTGGTTCCGGTCATTGATGTTGCGTTGATATACCATGAGACGTTCTGGTTCATCGAGGGGCTTCTGACGCCATCGGCTGACGCGCGTGCAAGCTCACCAAGTCGCTCGAAAAGAGATGCGTGA
- a CDS encoding glycosyltransferase, translating into MFEWKGSERIVTAEQIQKGKVVIFSHYATTGACEELRDWLVGMRVRELAYVAFPFGPNPDRFIRTDVYRDGRLFKTTRSLFRIRLPEPLAYAKDFLYAITYAMRVGCGADLLVAGDNLLSLAGCLASRIARIKRVAYYMIDYTPVRYANRLLNGLYYWVDRQAACRADVVWPLTEEMIQGRFNAGRLDRRRVRWYVVPYGCHAVSSASYDVRNVVYMGDIVQSKGADLFIPFANALRRMVPAFRFTIIGGGRDLAGLKAEAERAGLRDQVTFHGFLAAIGDVVALVARGGVAIAPYDPSDANSFTFYSDPGKVKVYLGCGLPVVLTDVPPIARVIAREGAGRIARYDATDLAETVASVMRSAEYSAIRARASAMGHEYEWRRIFENAFDQLNA; encoded by the coding sequence ATGTTTGAATGGAAAGGGTCGGAACGGATTGTGACGGCCGAACAAATACAAAAAGGAAAAGTCGTCATCTTTTCTCACTATGCGACGACGGGCGCATGTGAAGAATTGCGGGATTGGCTTGTTGGCATGCGGGTCCGCGAGCTCGCATATGTGGCTTTTCCGTTTGGTCCTAACCCTGACCGCTTTATTCGGACCGATGTTTATCGGGACGGTCGGTTGTTCAAGACCACCCGTTCGCTGTTTAGAATCCGGCTGCCGGAACCGCTTGCTTACGCCAAAGACTTTCTGTATGCGATCACTTACGCCATGCGAGTGGGATGCGGCGCTGACCTGCTGGTGGCCGGGGATAACCTCCTTTCGTTGGCTGGATGTCTGGCAAGTCGCATAGCTCGAATCAAGCGTGTCGCCTATTACATGATTGATTATACGCCAGTGCGCTATGCCAATCGGTTATTGAATGGTTTGTATTACTGGGTGGATCGACAAGCCGCCTGCCGGGCGGATGTCGTCTGGCCGTTGACAGAGGAAATGATTCAGGGTCGTTTCAATGCCGGCCGGCTCGACCGGCGGCGTGTCCGGTGGTATGTTGTTCCCTATGGCTGTCATGCCGTCAGTAGCGCATCGTATGATGTTCGAAACGTGGTTTACATGGGTGATATTGTGCAAAGCAAAGGGGCTGATCTATTCATACCCTTTGCCAACGCTTTGCGACGCATGGTTCCCGCTTTCCGCTTCACGATCATCGGCGGAGGCCGGGATCTCGCGGGTTTGAAGGCGGAAGCCGAACGGGCGGGTCTGCGCGATCAGGTGACTTTTCATGGCTTTCTGGCAGCCATTGGCGATGTCGTGGCGTTGGTGGCCCGGGGCGGTGTGGCGATCGCTCCGTATGACCCCTCCGATGCCAACAGCTTTACGTTTTATTCAGATCCTGGAAAGGTCAAGGTTTACCTCGGATGCGGACTGCCTGTTGTGTTGACGGACGTCCCGCCCATCGCACGGGTGATTGCACGCGAAGGTGCCGGGCGGATCGCGCGGTATGATGCCACGGATCTGGCCGAGACGGTTGCCTCGGTGATGCGCTCGGCCGAATACTCCGCAATTCGAGCTCGCGCGTCTGCCATGGGCCACGAATATGAGTGGAGACGAATCTTTGAAAATGCGTTTGACCAATTAAACGCCTAG
- a CDS encoding DUF268 domain-containing protein: MPCLGDRYAPSGTASGHYFFQDFFIARKIFERRPVRHMDIGSRVDGFVAHVASFRDIEVFDIRPLTLNIPSILFKQADLTHLDSAYRHCCDSLSCLHAIEHFGLGRYGDAIDLYGHVKGFDNLCSVLKPGGVLYFSTPIGPERIDFNACRVFNIRTILDLAHLGFELDEFSYVDDAGNFHANVQLTPERIIDNCGCDYGCGIFEFRKKLQETISE, from the coding sequence ATGCCGTGCCTGGGAGACCGCTACGCGCCCAGTGGGACGGCGAGCGGTCATTATTTCTTTCAAGATTTCTTTATCGCTCGAAAGATCTTTGAACGCCGTCCCGTCCGGCATATGGATATCGGATCTCGTGTGGACGGTTTTGTGGCGCATGTGGCATCGTTTAGAGATATCGAAGTCTTTGATATTCGGCCTCTGACGCTAAACATCCCGTCGATTCTCTTTAAGCAGGCTGATCTGACGCATCTGGATTCTGCGTATCGACACTGCTGCGACTCGCTCTCCTGCCTGCATGCCATCGAGCATTTCGGTTTGGGGCGTTACGGTGATGCGATTGATTTGTATGGGCATGTCAAGGGCTTTGACAACTTGTGTTCCGTGCTCAAACCCGGGGGCGTGCTCTATTTTTCAACGCCTATCGGTCCTGAGCGCATTGATTTTAACGCATGCCGGGTGTTCAATATCCGGACCATTCTCGATCTGGCGCATCTGGGCTTTGAGCTTGATGAATTCTCGTATGTGGACGATGCAGGAAACTTTCATGCCAACGTACAACTGACACCCGAGCGGATAATCGATAATTGTGGATGTGATTACGGATGCGGAATCTTTGAGTTCCGGAAGAAATTGCAGGAGACGATTTCAGAATGA
- a CDS encoding glycosyltransferase — translation MNIVWILNSYGLDSGAITGSPIRFHAISSRWKRDIPDLAQTLMTTSGGECVLRSVGCTLPVVRVPASLFLNREPFKMKAFRLWSYFVTAIHAHLARKRMPKADVVITVSDYFCDVAAACVVKRRRPGSRWIAWIHHKELHPTQRPGNRLFNAITWRMQEWSFKRIARFADQAWVLDSDAGDLCGKRLSEMGMPRERIRKMQNGIDAGPIKQVPESGKTVDAVMIGVRPNKGSLDVVPIWKCVQAIRPGTTLLLMGGMAGEDALAKHIRKEGLDGVITIFKPAEGWLPFDAYVRTIKSARLLFAPSHEEGWGIAVCEAMACGLPVVAYDLPVYRRVYGNALVTVREGNPRAFAVALCGLLDDAGRFSDYAKRGRDCAGRYDWDRVAMDDLAVADGNGCCVMQKISTDSETRTRQKCGVLV, via the coding sequence ATGAACATTGTCTGGATATTGAACAGCTACGGGCTTGATTCGGGGGCGATCACAGGATCACCCATTCGGTTTCACGCGATTTCGTCGCGGTGGAAACGGGATATTCCTGATCTTGCACAGACGCTGATGACGACCTCTGGCGGCGAATGTGTGTTGCGCAGCGTCGGCTGCACACTTCCCGTCGTCCGTGTACCCGCATCACTTTTTTTGAATCGTGAACCGTTCAAGATGAAGGCGTTTCGGCTTTGGTCCTATTTTGTGACGGCTATCCATGCGCATCTAGCGAGAAAACGGATGCCGAAGGCCGATGTCGTGATCACAGTCAGCGACTACTTTTGTGATGTGGCGGCGGCCTGCGTTGTGAAGCGGAGACGTCCGGGATCGCGCTGGATCGCCTGGATCCATCACAAAGAATTGCATCCGACACAGCGGCCGGGCAACCGGCTGTTTAATGCCATCACTTGGCGGATGCAGGAGTGGAGCTTCAAACGGATTGCACGTTTTGCGGATCAGGCCTGGGTGCTCGATTCGGACGCGGGGGATTTGTGCGGAAAACGCCTTTCGGAAATGGGGATGCCGCGCGAGCGCATCCGAAAAATGCAGAATGGCATTGATGCGGGACCAATCAAACAGGTTCCAGAATCAGGCAAGACGGTGGATGCCGTGATGATCGGCGTACGGCCGAACAAGGGGAGTCTCGACGTCGTTCCCATCTGGAAGTGTGTTCAGGCGATCCGCCCCGGCACCACGTTATTGTTGATGGGTGGAATGGCTGGCGAGGACGCATTGGCCAAACACATCCGCAAGGAGGGGCTCGATGGGGTGATTACGATTTTCAAACCGGCCGAGGGTTGGCTGCCCTTCGACGCCTATGTCCGCACGATTAAGAGCGCGCGTCTTCTTTTCGCTCCCAGTCATGAGGAAGGGTGGGGGATCGCGGTGTGCGAAGCGATGGCCTGCGGGCTGCCGGTGGTGGCGTATGACTTGCCGGTCTATCGCCGTGTCTATGGCAACGCTCTGGTCACGGTGCGCGAGGGTAACCCTCGCGCTTTTGCAGTGGCGCTTTGCGGTCTGTTGGATGATGCGGGCCGGTTTTCCGATTATGCCAAGCGCGGGCGTGATTGCGCCGGAAGGTACGACTGGGATCGTGTCGCGATGGATGATCTGGCCGTAGCGGATGGAAATGGGTGTTGCGTGATGCAGAAGATATCTACGGATAGTGAGACTCGCACGAGACAAAAATGCGGAGTGTTAGTATGA
- a CDS encoding class I SAM-dependent methyltransferase codes for MRSVSMNPYAFNSSAYPVSRCGQDDSRVKMVVPLLGRVGRVLDVGCLDGTIGTLLLNEGNEVYGIDASEPAIAQALARGVKARLGNVEERFPFDDALFDGVFAGEIIEHIFDIDKMLSEIGRVLKPAGVFVLTTPNLAAFGRRLLLLLNQNPHIEISFTDGAAGHIRYFIRQTLFDILGKHGFTVEVFCSDVINFNAAGSLHSYWLARWFPTFGKSLIVRAIKQA; via the coding sequence ATGCGGAGTGTTAGTATGAATCCCTATGCTTTCAATTCGTCTGCTTATCCTGTGTCCCGGTGCGGACAAGATGACAGTCGGGTCAAGATGGTCGTGCCGCTGCTTGGCCGGGTTGGGCGAGTGTTAGATGTCGGTTGTCTGGACGGAACGATCGGGACATTACTCCTGAATGAAGGGAATGAGGTTTACGGTATCGACGCATCCGAGCCTGCCATAGCTCAGGCCCTGGCGAGAGGAGTGAAAGCCCGGCTCGGCAATGTCGAGGAACGATTTCCATTCGATGATGCCCTGTTTGACGGCGTTTTCGCTGGTGAAATCATTGAACACATCTTCGATATTGACAAGATGCTGTCGGAAATCGGACGAGTCTTAAAGCCGGCAGGCGTATTTGTTCTAACCACACCGAATCTTGCCGCTTTTGGAAGACGACTGCTGTTACTCTTGAACCAAAATCCTCACATTGAGATTTCGTTCACCGATGGTGCGGCCGGCCATATCCGCTATTTCATTCGGCAGACGCTTTTCGACATTCTGGGCAAACACGGTTTTACAGTCGAGGTGTTCTGTTCCGATGTGATTAATTTCAACGCGGCGGGGTCACTGCACAGCTACTGGCTGGCGCGGTGGTTCCCCACCTTTGGCAAATCGCTCATTGTGCGTGCCATCAAACAGGCGTAA
- a CDS encoding NAD(P)-dependent oxidoreductase yields the protein MDEAAERAVSFTGYDRSKDRSLSKGKVRQRSFRNGSSRRLPRIPMRGSVIEEHMGNIFPALAGSVSLLKCQHVFLTGGTGFFGKWLLQLFVHLRKSCNLNITVTALSRDPKRFLDSCPEFIGQPGLNFIAGNVRSFTPPTGRTFDFVIHGATAASAKLEQEDPEEMYSVITEGTRHLLEFVTRCGARRLLYISSGAVYGMQPPTLSHVPETYEGVPQTAYGRGKKVSEQLCLDASTGSFECVIARPFAFVGPYLPLDAHFAIGNFIRDCLENRPIVIRGDGTPLRSYLYAADLAEWLWTLLLRGEHGRAYNVGSEDVISIRDLACLVRECAGTQNEILIQQQAQEGVLPARYVPSVARARHAFGLTPHGSLADAIHQTVAWHRSRGTV from the coding sequence ATGGATGAAGCAGCAGAAAGGGCCGTGTCTTTTACAGGTTATGATCGATCCAAGGACCGATCTCTATCCAAAGGTAAAGTTCGGCAACGCTCTTTCCGAAATGGATCCTCCCGTCGACTTCCAAGGATTCCCATGAGAGGCTCTGTCATAGAAGAACACATGGGGAACATATTCCCCGCGCTCGCGGGCAGTGTGTCGCTTCTCAAATGTCAGCATGTCTTCTTGACCGGTGGGACCGGTTTTTTTGGCAAGTGGTTGTTGCAATTATTTGTTCATTTGCGCAAGAGCTGTAATCTCAACATCACCGTGACCGCACTCTCGCGTGACCCCAAGCGATTTCTCGATTCCTGTCCCGAGTTCATTGGCCAGCCGGGATTAAATTTCATCGCGGGGAATGTCCGCTCGTTCACGCCGCCGACCGGGCGCACTTTCGACTTTGTGATCCACGGCGCGACCGCCGCCAGTGCGAAATTGGAACAAGAAGATCCCGAAGAAATGTACTCCGTCATCACCGAGGGGACGCGGCATCTGTTGGAGTTTGTCACGCGGTGTGGAGCCCGGCGACTGCTCTATATCAGTTCAGGAGCGGTTTACGGCATGCAACCGCCGACACTGAGTCATGTTCCTGAAACGTACGAAGGTGTCCCGCAAACCGCATATGGACGAGGTAAAAAGGTTTCTGAGCAGCTCTGCCTCGATGCTTCGACCGGTTCCTTTGAATGTGTCATCGCCCGCCCTTTTGCCTTTGTCGGGCCTTATCTTCCGCTCGACGCCCACTTCGCCATCGGCAACTTCATCCGAGACTGCCTGGAAAACCGCCCCATTGTCATTCGTGGTGACGGCACTCCACTGCGTTCGTATCTTTACGCCGCCGATCTCGCGGAGTGGCTCTGGACGCTTCTGCTGCGGGGCGAGCATGGCAGGGCCTACAACGTGGGCTCGGAGGATGTCATTTCCATCCGTGACCTGGCCTGCCTGGTCCGAGAATGCGCGGGTACGCAGAACGAGATCCTGATTCAACAGCAAGCGCAAGAGGGCGTCCTGCCCGCGCGTTATGTGCCGTCCGTCGCCCGCGCCCGGCACGCATTCGGCTTAACCCCGCACGGCTCCCTCGCCGATGCGATCCATCAAACAGTCGCGTGGCACCGATCACGTGGCACCGTATAA